In Cryptosporangium phraense, the following proteins share a genomic window:
- a CDS encoding sulfotransferase domain-containing protein, whose amino-acid sequence MGKVYRSGLTDSGRWERVELRSGDVVISAPSKCGNTWLQMICALLIFGSPELPAPLTSLSPWVDMRLRPLDELCAVVAAQRHRRFLKTHTPLDGVPEVSGVTYLVIGRDPRDVAVSMDHHRANLDEDRIRGLLGVSGADRVAPTDRRERVLRWIYDDRPAVSNLDSLRSVVGHLCSAWERRDDPAVVLLHYADLLGDLDGQMRRIAARLEIGVPCSRWESLVAAATFSRMRARAADLVPDERLGLFDDKRAFFRSGGLGQWRTVLTSQDIEAYAARLRSLAPAAFVEWVECSQPNVRGVVAPIERGRGSGEAEGTRGTAPKTSGGWTI is encoded by the coding sequence ATGGGGAAGGTCTATCGCAGTGGGTTGACCGACAGCGGCCGGTGGGAGCGGGTGGAGCTGCGCTCGGGTGACGTCGTGATCAGTGCGCCGTCGAAGTGCGGGAACACGTGGCTGCAGATGATCTGTGCGCTGTTGATCTTCGGGAGTCCGGAGCTGCCTGCGCCGTTGACTTCTCTGTCGCCGTGGGTGGATATGCGCTTGCGTCCGCTCGACGAACTGTGCGCCGTGGTGGCTGCCCAGCGTCATCGGCGGTTTCTGAAGACGCATACGCCGTTGGATGGGGTGCCTGAGGTTTCGGGGGTGACGTACCTGGTGATCGGGCGGGATCCTCGGGACGTTGCGGTGTCGATGGATCACCATCGCGCGAATCTCGACGAGGATCGCATTCGTGGTCTGCTCGGGGTTTCCGGGGCGGATCGAGTGGCGCCGACGGATCGGCGGGAGCGGGTTCTGCGGTGGATCTACGACGACCGGCCGGCTGTCTCTAATCTGGATTCCTTGCGCAGCGTGGTGGGGCATCTTTGTTCGGCTTGGGAGCGTCGTGACGACCCTGCGGTCGTGCTGCTGCACTACGCCGATCTGCTCGGTGATTTGGACGGTCAGATGCGGCGCATCGCCGCTCGCCTGGAGATCGGCGTGCCTTGTTCTCGGTGGGAATCGCTGGTGGCCGCCGCCACCTTTTCTCGGATGCGCGCGCGAGCGGCCGACCTTGTCCCCGACGAACGACTGGGCTTGTTCGACGACAAGCGGGCGTTCTTTCGCTCGGGTGGGCTCGGGCAGTGGCGCACGGTTCTTACGTCGCAGGACATCGAGGCCTATGCGGCGCGGCTCCGGTCGCTGGCGCCGGCGGCTTTCGTCGAGTGGGTGGAGTGTTCGCAACCGAACGT
- a CDS encoding TetR/AcrR family transcriptional regulator, with translation MRADAARNASAIVEAAGELFAERGPDVPIDEVARRAGVGNATLYRHFPTRSDLLVAVYGGQVAELCRQADDDLFEWLDAFVVHVSTARGLARAITDNPDGRRSALFEEWHALITETAGRLLVGAQEAGEVRADIGARDLLVLLSAVTVASTDTTHARLLLRILREGLDH, from the coding sequence ATGCGGGCGGATGCGGCGCGGAACGCGTCGGCGATCGTGGAGGCGGCCGGGGAGCTGTTCGCCGAACGCGGGCCGGACGTGCCGATCGACGAGGTCGCGCGGCGGGCCGGGGTGGGGAACGCGACCCTCTACCGGCACTTTCCGACCCGGAGCGACCTGCTGGTCGCGGTGTACGGCGGGCAGGTGGCTGAGCTCTGTCGGCAGGCCGATGACGACCTGTTCGAATGGTTGGACGCGTTCGTGGTGCACGTCTCGACCGCGCGGGGCCTCGCGCGCGCCATTACCGACAATCCGGACGGTCGGCGGAGCGCACTTTTCGAGGAGTGGCATGCGCTGATCACCGAGACCGCGGGGCGGTTGTTGGTGGGGGCGCAGGAGGCGGGTGAGGTGCGGGCCGACATCGGCGCCCGAGATCTGCTGGTCCTGCTCAGCGCCGTAACGGTAGCCAGCACCGACACCACGCACGCCCGCCTGCTTCTACGGATCCTCCGCGAGGGCTTGGACCACTGA
- a CDS encoding nuclear transport factor 2 family protein → MPLSTADRLDITELIARHGHLVDAGEFDRIGEVFAEDVVHDLTDFGLGTVTGLGLFRDAESAPGVVHPVGHHVTNTVLTALDDDHVQARSKGIGVQADGTTGSVVYDDVVERRAVGWRITRRRVLARRAPLTA, encoded by the coding sequence ATGCCACTGAGCACCGCGGACCGCCTCGACATCACCGAACTCATCGCCCGCCACGGCCACCTGGTCGACGCCGGCGAGTTCGACCGCATCGGCGAAGTCTTCGCCGAGGACGTCGTGCACGACCTCACCGACTTCGGGCTCGGCACCGTCACCGGCCTGGGCCTCTTCCGCGACGCCGAGTCCGCCCCCGGCGTCGTCCATCCGGTCGGCCACCACGTCACGAACACCGTGCTCACCGCGCTCGACGACGATCACGTCCAGGCCCGCTCCAAGGGCATCGGCGTCCAGGCCGACGGCACCACCGGCAGCGTCGTCTACGACGACGTCGTCGAGCGCCGGGCAGTGGGCTGGCGTATCACCCGCCGCCGGGTCCTCGCCCGCCGGGCCCCGCTCACGGCCTGA
- a CDS encoding RNA polymerase subunit sigma-70 produces the protein MNLEDEFAQYRGELIAHCYRFLGSVHDAEDAVQETYLRAWRGLADFEQRSSLRTWLYRIATRVCLNVLKHSSRRLVPSALGAPGTDPHDLTYGLETRWLEPFPDQLDPALIVGARQSLRLAMVAALQHLPPRQRAVLILRDVLDWRTSEVADLLETTAGAVNSSLQRARAELARRAPVEEELSEPGEPAHRALLDQYAKALETADLAALENLLTQDVRWEMPPVETWFEGRAAVLDLLRVKLSGRRVLVETSANGQPAFGWYVRRADGRLHAHSLLVLTLAAGGVSAVMAFHRADLFPLFGLPPVRP, from the coding sequence ATGAACCTGGAGGACGAGTTCGCGCAGTACCGCGGGGAGCTGATCGCGCACTGCTACCGGTTCCTCGGCTCGGTGCACGACGCGGAGGACGCGGTCCAGGAGACGTACCTGCGGGCCTGGCGCGGGCTGGCCGACTTCGAGCAGCGGTCGTCGTTACGGACCTGGCTCTACCGGATCGCCACCCGCGTGTGCCTGAACGTGCTGAAGCACAGCAGCCGGCGGCTCGTGCCCTCGGCGCTCGGTGCGCCGGGCACCGACCCGCACGATCTGACGTACGGGCTCGAGACGCGCTGGCTGGAGCCGTTCCCCGATCAGCTCGACCCGGCGCTGATCGTCGGGGCCCGGCAGAGCCTGCGGCTGGCGATGGTCGCGGCGCTCCAGCACCTGCCACCTCGTCAGCGTGCGGTGCTCATCCTGCGTGACGTCCTCGACTGGCGAACGTCGGAAGTGGCGGACCTGTTGGAGACGACGGCGGGGGCGGTCAACAGTTCGTTGCAGCGGGCGCGCGCGGAGCTCGCCCGGCGCGCGCCGGTCGAGGAGGAGCTGAGCGAGCCCGGCGAGCCGGCCCACCGGGCGCTGCTCGACCAGTACGCGAAGGCGTTGGAGACGGCCGACCTGGCCGCGCTGGAGAACCTGCTGACGCAGGACGTCCGGTGGGAGATGCCGCCGGTCGAGACCTGGTTCGAGGGCCGGGCGGCGGTGCTGGACCTGTTGCGGGTGAAGCTGTCGGGGCGACGGGTCCTGGTCGAGACGTCGGCGAACGGTCAGCCGGCCTTCGGCTGGTACGTGCGCCGGGCCGACGGCCGTCTTCATGCCCATTCGCTGCTGGTGCTGACCCTGGCGGCGGGCGGGGTGTCGGCGGTGATGGCGTTCCATCGGGCCGACCTGTTTCCGCTGTTCGGGCTGCCGCCGGTCAGGCCGTGA
- a CDS encoding DHA2 family efflux MFS transporter permease subunit, with protein sequence MNSNEQRWVLGLSSLGSLMVALDALVVAAALTTIRHDLGASIAQLQWTVNAYSLSFAMLMMVAAVLGDRWGRRRTFAAGLALFCAASAACALAPSAAWLIAARAVQGVGAAVVMPLAVGLLGAAFPPERRGWATGIFSGVTGIAVLSGPAVGGAVTEGLAWQWIFWINVPVGLVAVPLVLRFVPESRGTARPVDVRGAALISLAVLGLVWGVVRGEAAGWTSVEVLGALTGGAALALAFLAWETRAAAPLVPLSLFRSRVFSAGNAAGFLLTAALYGAVFFMAQYMQTAYGSGPFRAGLQLLPWTATLFLVAPLAGRLVDRIGERPLVVGGLLLQAIGLFWVSRGADHYSALVLPLVVAGCGVSMAMPAAQSVSLSAVPRPAVGLASGIYSTARQLGGVVGVVVLSAVFAAAGGYGSFLTAFGRAIAVGGVLSTLGALAGLGIATRSETGAARPELVEERG encoded by the coding sequence ATGAACAGCAACGAACAGCGCTGGGTGCTCGGCCTGAGCTCTCTGGGCTCGCTGATGGTGGCGCTCGACGCGCTGGTCGTCGCGGCCGCGCTGACGACGATCCGCCACGACCTCGGCGCGTCGATCGCGCAGTTGCAATGGACCGTGAACGCGTACAGCCTGAGCTTCGCGATGCTGATGATGGTCGCCGCGGTGCTGGGCGACCGATGGGGACGCCGACGGACGTTCGCGGCCGGCCTCGCCCTATTCTGCGCCGCGTCGGCCGCCTGCGCGCTGGCCCCGTCGGCGGCCTGGCTGATCGCGGCCCGCGCGGTGCAGGGCGTCGGCGCCGCGGTCGTGATGCCGCTGGCCGTCGGGTTGCTCGGGGCCGCCTTTCCGCCCGAGCGACGAGGCTGGGCCACCGGCATCTTCAGCGGCGTGACCGGCATCGCCGTGCTGAGCGGTCCCGCGGTCGGCGGCGCGGTCACCGAGGGCCTGGCCTGGCAGTGGATCTTCTGGATCAACGTGCCGGTCGGCCTCGTCGCCGTGCCGCTGGTGCTTCGGTTCGTGCCCGAGAGCCGGGGCACCGCCCGCCCGGTGGACGTCCGCGGGGCCGCGTTGATCAGCCTGGCCGTCCTCGGGTTGGTCTGGGGGGTCGTGCGCGGCGAGGCCGCGGGCTGGACCAGCGTCGAGGTCCTCGGCGCGCTGACCGGCGGCGCGGCGCTGGCACTGGCCTTCCTGGCCTGGGAGACGCGCGCGGCCGCGCCGCTGGTGCCGCTGTCACTGTTCCGGTCGCGGGTGTTCTCGGCCGGCAACGCAGCCGGCTTCCTCCTCACCGCCGCGCTCTACGGCGCGGTGTTCTTCATGGCCCAGTACATGCAGACCGCCTACGGCTCCGGCCCGTTCCGCGCCGGGCTCCAGCTTCTGCCCTGGACCGCGACGTTGTTCCTGGTGGCCCCGCTGGCCGGTCGGCTGGTCGACCGGATCGGGGAGCGTCCGCTGGTCGTGGGCGGTTTGCTGCTGCAGGCCATCGGACTGTTCTGGGTCAGCCGCGGCGCCGATCACTACTCCGCGCTCGTGCTGCCGCTCGTCGTCGCCGGCTGCGGCGTCTCGATGGCGATGCCCGCCGCGCAGAGCGTCAGCCTGAGCGCAGTGCCACGGCCGGCCGTCGGCCTGGCCTCGGGGATCTACAGCACGGCGCGGCAGCTCGGCGGGGTGGTCGGAGTCGTGGTCCTGTCCGCGGTCTTCGCCGCCGCAGGCGGCTACGGGTCCTTTTTGACGGCTTTCGGACGGGCGATCGCGGTCGGCGGCGTACTGTCGACGCTCGGCGCGCTGGCGGGTCTCGGCATCGCGACGCGCTCGGAGACCGGTGCGGCCCGGCCGGAGCTCGTCGAGGAGCGGGGATGA